One Odontesthes bonariensis isolate fOdoBon6 chromosome 17, fOdoBon6.hap1, whole genome shotgun sequence genomic window carries:
- the LOC142366121 gene encoding tripartite motif-containing protein 16-like: MAQKGVQLEGEMLQCSICLDLLKDPVTIPCGHSYCFHCVKGFWDGEDQKGIHSCPQCRQTFTARPVPVKSTMLAALVEQLKKTGLQAAPADHCYAGAEDVACDVCSGRKLKATKSCLSCLASYCEEHLQPHYDSAPLRKHKLVEPSKKLQENICSDHDEVMKMFCRTDQKCICYLCSVEEHKGHDTVSAAAERTERQRELEGSRQQIQQRIQDAEKDVKLLQQQLEAIHRSADKTEEHSQKIFSQLIRLLQKRSSDVKQQIRSQQEAEGRRVKELQEKLEQEITELKRKDAELQQLSHTEDHSQFLHSWPSVAALRGATHSSSIQIRPLRHFEDVTAAVSELRDKLQDILREEWANISLRVAEVDVLLPPEPESRAGFLRYSCEITLDPNTANTYLLLSEGNRKVTDMEHPQSYSDHPDRFTGCWWQVLSRESLTGRCYWEVETGGGGRVDVAVAYKNISRAGGIECVFGYNDKSWALRCDQNSYSFRYNNKETSISGPRASRVGVYLDHRAGILSFYSVSGTMTLLHRVQTTFTQPLWAGVWFPWLVPGTSCKFLS; the protein is encoded by the exons ATGgcgcagaaaggagttcagctggaaGGAGAAATGCTCCAGTGTTCGATCTGtttggatctgctgaaggatccggtgactattccctgtggacacagctactgctttcactgtgttaaaggcttctgggatggagaggatcagaagggaatccacagctgccctcagtgcaggcAGACATTCACAGCGAGGCCTGTCCCTGTGAAAAGCACCATGTTAGCAgctttagtggagcagctgaagaagactggactccaagctgctcctgctgaccactgctatgctggagctgaagatgtggcctgtgatgtctgctctgggaggaagctgaaagccaccaagtcctgtttatcctgcctggcctcttactgtgaggaacaccttcagcctcattatgattcagctccactcaggaaacacaagctggtggagccctccaagaagctgcaggagaacatctgctctgatcacgatgaggtgatgaagatgttctgccgtacggatcagaagtgcatctgttatctctgctctgtggaggaacataaaggccacgacacagtgtcagctgcagcagaaaggactgagaggcagagagagctggaggggagtcggcagcagatccagcagagaatccaggacgcagagaaagatgtgaagctgcttcagcagcagctggaggccatccatcgctctgctgataaaacagaggagcacagccagaagatcttcagccagctgatccgtctcctccagaaaagaagctccgatgtgaagcagcagatcagatcccagcaggaagccgaagggaggcgagtcaaagagcttcaggagaagctggagcaggagatcactgagctgaagaggaaagatgctgagctgcagcagctctcacacacagaggatcacagccagtttctgcacagctggccctcagtggcagcactcaggggggctacacactcatccagcatccagatccgtcctctgaggcactttgaggatgtgacagcagctgtgtcagagctcagagataaactacaggacatcctgagagaggaatgggccaacatctcactgagagtcgctgaagtggatgttttactgcc accagaaccagagagcagagctggattcttaagatattcatgtgaaatcacactggatccaaacacagcaaacacatatctgttactgtcagaggggaacagaaaagtgacagatATGGAACATCCTCAGTCTtattctgatcatccagacagattcactggCTGTTGGTggcaggtcctgagcagagagagtctgactggacgttgttactgggaggtggagacgggaggaggaggaagagttgatgtagcagtcgcatacaagaacatcagcagagcaggagggATTGAATGTGTATTTGGTtataatgacaaatcttgggcgTTAAGATGTGACCAAAACAGTTATTCATTTAGGTACAACAACaaggaaacctccatctcaggtcctcgggcctccagagtgggagtgtacctggatcacagagcaggtattctgtccttctacagcgtctctggaaccatgactctcctccacagagtccagaccacattcactcagccgctctggGCTGGAGTTTGGTTTCCTTGGTTAGTTCCAGGAACAAGTTGCAAATTTCTCAGCTGA
- the LOC142366625 gene encoding tripartite motif-containing protein 16-like: MAQKGVQLDREIFSCSICLDLLKDPVTIPCGHSYCFHCVKGFWDGEDQKGVHSCPQCRQTFTARPVLGKSTMLAALVEQLKKTGLRAAPADHCYAGAEDVACDVCSGRKLKAVKSCLSCLASYCEEHLQPHYDSAPLRKHKLVEPSKKLQENICSDHDEVMKMFCRTDQKCICYLCSVEEHKGHDTVSAAAERTERQRELEGSRQQIQQRIQDAEKDVKLLQQQLEAIHRSADKTEEHSQKIFSQLIRLLQKRSSDVKQQIRSQQEAEGRRVKELQEKLEQEITELKRKDAELQQLSHTEDHSQFLHSWPSVAALRGATHSSSIQIRPLRHFEDVTAAVSELREKLQDILREEWANISLRVAEVDVLLEPEPESRAGFLRYSCEITLDPNTAHRGLILSEGNRKVTDMGHPQSYSAHPDRFTGCYQVLSRESLTGRCYWEVEMGEGVVYVAVTYKNISRAGGGNECVFGSNDKSWALRCDQSRYSFWYNNKETSISGPRASRVGVYLDHRAGILSFYSVSGTMTLLHRVQTTFTQPLWAGVWIPGILGLLVLVPGISCKFVS, translated from the exons ATGgcgcagaaaggagttcagctggaccGAGAAATCTTCTCTTGTTCGATCTGtttggatctgctgaaggatccggtgactattccctgtggacacagctactgctttcactgtgttaaaggcttctgggatggagaggatcagaagggagtccacagctgccctcagtgcaggcagacattcacagcgaggcctgtcctggggaaaagcaccatgttagcagctttagtggagcagctgaagaagactggactccgtgctgctcctgctgatcactgctatgctggagctgaagatgtggcctgtgatgtctgctctgggaggaagctgaaagccgttaagtcctgtttatcctgcctggcctcttactgtgaggaacaccttcagcctcattatgattcagctccactcaggaaacacaagctggtggagccctccaagaagctccaggagaacatctgctctgatcacgatgaggtgatgaagatgttctgccgtacggatcagaagtgcatctgttatctctgctctgtggaggaacataaaggccacgacacagtgtcagctgcagcagaaaggactgagaggcagagagagctggaggggagtcggcagcagatccagcagagaatccaggacgcagagaaagatgtgaagctgcttcagcagcagctggaggccatccatcgctctgctgataaaacagaggagcacagccagaagatcttcagccagctgatccgtctcctccagaaaagaagctctgatgtgaagcagcagatcagatcccagcaggaagccgaagggaggcgagtcaaagagcttcaggagaagctggagcaggagatcactgagctgaagaggaaagatgctgagctgcagcagctctcacacacagaggatcacagccagtttctgcacagctggccctcagtggcagcactcaggggggctacacactcatccagcatccagatccgtcctctgaggcactttgaggatgtgacagcagctgtgtcagagctcagagagaaactacaggacatcctgagagaggaatgggccaacatctcactgagagtcgctgaagtggatgttttact agaacctgaacctgagagcagagctggattcttaagatattcgtgtgaaatcacactggatccaaacacagcacacagagggctgatactgtcagaggggaacagaaaagtgacagatATGGGTCATCCTCAGTCTTATTCTgctcatccagacagattcactggATGTTatcaggtcctgagcagagagagtctgactggacgttgttactgggaggtggagatgggaGAAGGAGTTGTTTATGTAGCAGTcacatacaagaacatcagcagagcaggaggaGGGAATGAATGTGTATTTGGTtctaatgacaaatcttgggcgTTAAGATGTGACCAAAGCAGATATTCATTTTGGTACAACAACaaggaaacctccatctcaggtcctcgggcctccagagtgggagtgtacctggatcacagagcaggtattctgtccttctacagcgtctctggaaccatgactctcctccacagagtccagaccacattcactcagccgctctggGCTGGAGTTTGGATTCCTGGGATTCTTGGGTTGTTAGTGTTAGTTCCAGGAATAAGTTGCAAATTTGTCAGCTGA
- the LOC142366626 gene encoding tripartite motif-containing protein 16-like, whose amino-acid sequence MAQKGVQLDRESFCCSICLDLLKDPVTIPCGHSYCFHCVKGFWDGEDQKGIHSCPQCRQTFTARPVLGKSTMLAALVEQLKKTGLQAAPADHCYAGAEDVACDVCSGRKLKATKSCLSCPASYCEEHLQPHYDSAPLRKHKLVEPSKKLQENICSDHDEVMKMFCRTDQKCICYLCSVDEHKGHDTVSAAAERTERQRELEGSRQQIQQRIQDAEKDVKLLQQQLEAIHRSADKTEEHSQKIFSQLIRLLQKRSSDVKQQIRSQQEAEGSRVKELQEKLEQEITELKRKDAELKQLSHTEDHSQFLHSWPSVAALRGATHSSSIQIRPLRHFEDVTAAVSELRDKLQDILREEWANISLRVAEVDVLLEPEPTSRAGFLRYSCEITLDPNTANTWLLLSEGNRKVTRMGHPQSYSDHPDRFTDRFQVLSRESLTGRCYWEVEMGGGGVDVAVAYKNISRAGWGNECVFGSNDKSWALRCDQNRYSFRYNSKETSISGPRASRVGVYLDHRAGILSFYSVSGTMTLLHRVQTTFTQPLWAGVGFPGLFVFVPGTSCKFLS is encoded by the exons atggcgcagaaaggagttcagctggaccGAGAAAGCTTCTGTTGTTCGATCTGtttggatctgctgaaggatccggtgactattccctgtggacacagctactgctttcactgtgttaaaggcttctgggatggagaggatcagaagggaatccacagctgccctcagtgcaggcagacattcacagcgaggcctgtcctggggaaaagcaccatgttagcagctttagtggagcagctgaagaagactggactccaagctgctcctgctgatcactgctatgctggagctgaagatgtggcctgtgatgtctgctctgggaggaagctgaaagccaccaagtcctgtttatcctgcccggcctcttactgtgaggaacaccttcagcctcattatgattcagctccactcaggaaacacaagctggtggagccctccaagaagctccaggagaacatctgctctgatcacgatgaggtgatgaagatgttctgccgtacggatcagaagtgcatctgttatctctgctctgtggatgaacataaaggccacgacacagtgtcagctgcagcagaaaggactgagaggcagagagagctggaggggagtcggcagcagatccagcagagaatccaggacgcagagaaagatgtgaagctgcttcagcagcagctggaggccatccatcgctctgctgataaaacagaggagcacagccagaagatcttcagccagctgatccgtctcctccagaaaagaagctctgatgtgaagcagcagatcagatcccagcaggaagccgaagggagtcgagtcaaagagcttcaggagaagctggagcaggagatcactgagctgaagaggaaagatgctgagctgaagcagctctcacacacagaggatcacagccagtttctgcacagctggccctcagtggcagcactcaggggggctacacactcatccagcatccagatccgtcctctgaggcactttgaggatgtgacagcagctgtgtcagagctcagagataaactacaggacatcctgagagaggaatgggccaacatctcactgagagtcgctgaagtggatgttttact agaaccagaaccaacgagcagagctggattcttaagatattcatgtgaaatcacactggatccaaacacagcaaacacatggctgttactgtcagaggggaacagaaaagtgacaagaATGGGTCATCCTCAGTCTtattctgatcatccagacagattcactgacaggtttcaggtcctgagcagagagagtctgactggacgttgttactgggaggtggagatgggaggaggaggagttgatgtagcagtcgcatacaagaacatcagcagagcaggatgGGGGAATGAATGTGTATTTGGTtctaatgacaaatcttgggcgTTAAGATGTGACCAAAACAGATATTCATTTAGGTACAACAGCaaggaaacctccatctcaggtcctcgggcctccagagtgggagtgtacctggatcacagagcaggtattctgtccttctacagcgtctctggaaccatgactctcctccacagagtccagaccacattcactcagccgctctggGCTGGAGTTGGGTTTCCTgggttgtttgtgtttgttccaGGAACAAGTTGCAAATTTCTCAGCTGA
- the LOC142366627 gene encoding tripartite motif-containing protein 16-like: MAQKGVQLDRESFCCSICLDLLKDPVTIPCGHSYCFHCVKGFWDGEDQKGIHSCPQCRQTFTARPVLGKSTMLAALVEQLKKTGLQAAPADHCYAGAEDVACDVCSGRKLKATKSCLSCPASYCEEHLQPHYDSAPLRKHKLVEPSKKLQENICSDHNEVMKIFCRTDQKCICYLCSVEEHKGHDTVSAAAERTERQRELEGSRQQIQQRIQDAEKDVKLLQQELEAIHRSADKTEEHSQKIFSQLIRLLQKRSSDVKQQIRSQQEAEGRRVKELQEKLEQEITELKRKDAELQQLSHTEDHSQFLHSWPSVAALRGATHSSSIQIRPLRHFEDVTAAVSELRDKLQDILREEWANISLRVAEVDVLLSQPEPEPEPEPEPEPEPEPEPEPETGPESRAGFLRYSCEITLDPNTAHRYLLLSEGNRKVTLMKHPQSYSDHPDRFTNRSQVLSRESLTGRCYWEVEMGGGVYVAVAYKNISRAGWGNECGFGSNDKSWALRCDQSSYSFWYNNKETSISGPRASRVGVYLDHRAGILSFYSVSGTMTLLHRVQTTFTQPLWAGVWFPWIFGSLDSGRSCKFLS; encoded by the coding sequence atggcgcagaaaggagttcagctggaccGAGAAAGCTTCTGTTGTTCGATCTGtttggatctgctgaaggatccggtgactattccctgtggacacagctactgctttcactgtgttaaaggcttctgggatggagaggatcagaagggaatccacagctgccctcagtgcaggcagacattcacagcgaggcctgtcctggggaaaagcaccatgttagcagctttagtggagcagctgaagaagactggactccaagctgctcctgctgatcactgctatgctggagctgaagatgtggcctgtgatgtctgctctgggaggaagctgaaagccaccaagtcctgtttatcctgcccggcctcttactgtgaggaacaccttcagcctcattatgattcagctccactcaggaaacacaagctggtggagccctccaagaagctccaggagaacatctgctctgatcacaatgaggtgatgaagattttCTGCCGTACGgatcagaagtgcatctgttatctctgctctgtggaggaacataaaggccacgacacagtgtcagctgcagcagaaaggactgagaggcagagagagctggaggggagtcggcagcagatccagcagagaatccaggacgcagagaaagatgtgaagctgcttcagcaggagctggaggccatccatcgctctgctgataaaacagaggagcacagccagaagatcttcagccagctgatccgtctcctccagaaaagaagctctgatgtgaagcagcagatcagatcccagcaggaagccgaagggaggcgagtcaaagagcttcaggagaagctggagcaggagatcactgagctgaagaggaaagatgctgagctgcagcagctctcacacacagaggatcacagccagtttctgcacagctggccctcagtggcagcactcaggggggctacacactcatccagcatccagatccgtcctctgaggcactttgaggatgtgacagcagctgtgtcagagctcagagataaactacaggacatcctgagagaggaatgggccaacatctcactgagagtcgctgaagtggatgttttactgtcacagccagaaccagaaccagaaccagaaccagaaccagaaccagaaccagaaccagaaccagaacctgaaacaggaccagagagcagagctggattcttaagatattcatgtgaaatcacactggatccaaacacagcacacagatatctgttactgtcagaggggaacagaaaagtgacattaatgaaacatcctcagtcttattctgatcatccagacagattcactaaCAGGtctcaggtcctgagcagagagagtctgactggacgttgttactgggaggtggagatgggaGGAGGAGTTtatgtagcagtcgcatacaagaacatcagcagagcaggatgGGGGAATGAATGTGGATTTGGTtctaatgacaaatcttgggcgTTAAGATGTGACCAAAGCAGTTATTCATTTTGGTACAACAACaaggaaacctccatctcaggtcctcgggcctccagagtgggagtgtacctggatcacagagcaggtattctgtccttctacagcgtctctggaaccatgactctcctccacagagtccagaccacattcactcagccgctctggGCTGGAGTTTGGTTTCCTTGGATTTTTGGGTCGTTAGATTCAGGAAGAAGTTGCAAATTTCTCAGCTGA